From the genome of Rhineura floridana isolate rRhiFlo1 chromosome 7, rRhiFlo1.hap2, whole genome shotgun sequence, one region includes:
- the C7H10orf95 gene encoding uncharacterized protein C10orf95 homolog, translating into MALYYPSMMQTFPYNYLPLGPSRLSDTPHTTMFPPVQMNNFYSRPFAVIMGYNGYNDNSANQIEYHHIHGANPYFYPYPFWHFPQVSPHPLYNPYANYHPNLTYHRPGEDVWPEGFTLRGELHWGRLERIVGPRRDLPEFVKDDLRRVYGTYPRTDVSIIYHNGEFIVKGDPRVGEQEYRVEKRIIRKEPTPTVSETEDSSEDRNRKKKKKSKR; encoded by the coding sequence ATGGCTCTATACTATCCAAGCATGATGCAGACCTTTCCTTATAACTATCTGCCTCTTGGGCCAAGTCGACTGTCAGATACTCCACACACCACCATGTTCCCTCCAGTTCAGATGAACAACTTCTACAGTAGGCCTTTTGCTGTGATCATGGGCTATAATGGTTACAATGACAATTCCGCAAACCAAATAGAGTACCATCACATCCATGGTGCAAATCCCTACTTCTATCCTTACCCCTTCTGGCACTTCCCCCAAGTGAGCCCTCATCCTCTGTACAACCCCTATGCTAATTATCATCCTAATCTGACCTATCATAGACCAGGTGAGGATGTATGGCCTGAGGGGTTCACCTTGAGAGGAGAGCTCCATTGGGGTAGGCTTGAGAGGATTGTGGGGCCTAGGAGGGACTTGCCAGAGTTTGTGAAAGATGATCTCAGAAGGGTCTATGGCACCTATCCAAGGACTGATGTTTCTATAATCTACCACAATGGGGAATTTATTGTGAAAGGAGACCCTAGAGTCGGAGAACAAGAATACAGGgtagaaaagagaataatccgAAAGGAACCTACCCCAACTGTTAGTGAAACTGAGGACAGCAGTGAAGACCGcaacaggaaaaagaaaaagaaatctaaGAGATGA